In Candidatus Coatesbacteria bacterium, one DNA window encodes the following:
- a CDS encoding GNAT family N-acetyltransferase, whose protein sequence is MTAIRPLGPDEREAYQAHLERVDSVDHAPSLEDEAAFVLGAFADADGRTALIGHLSVHLQPLEHRTDLPLSLLELENASFSDSYPPGLVEGFVWTFDVEEAYRRRGIGRRLQLAALEECRRRGLYQLRSWSSLDRPANYALKIGLGFAVHPGHAYLPRREKWVRGVYFVMSLR, encoded by the coding sequence ATGACCGCGATCCGCCCCCTCGGCCCGGACGAGCGGGAGGCCTACCAGGCCCACCTGGAGCGGGTCGATTCCGTGGATCACGCCCCGTCCCTGGAGGATGAGGCGGCCTTCGTGTTGGGGGCCTTTGCCGACGCTGACGGACGGACCGCCCTGATCGGTCACCTCTCCGTCCACCTGCAGCCCTTGGAGCATCGGACGGATCTGCCGCTGAGCCTCCTCGAGCTGGAGAACGCAAGCTTCAGCGACAGCTATCCCCCCGGGCTGGTCGAGGGTTTCGTCTGGACCTTCGACGTCGAGGAGGCTTACCGCCGCCGGGGGATCGGCCGCCGGCTCCAGCTCGCCGCCCTGGAGGAGTGCCGCCGCCGCGGATTGTATCAACTGCGCTCCTGGTCCTCCCTGGACCGTCCGGCCAACTACGCCCTCAAGATCGGCCTGGGTTTCGCCGTCCACCCCGGCCACGCCTATCTGCCCCGGCGCGAGAAGTGGGTCCGCGGCGTGTACTTCGTCATGTCGCTGCGCTGA